A single Anopheles arabiensis isolate DONGOLA chromosome 2, AaraD3, whole genome shotgun sequence DNA region contains:
- the LOC120893442 gene encoding mitochondrial dicarboxylate carrier-like isoform X2, protein MESKRLEKTSRWYFGGLASAGAAYCTHPLDLLKVLYQTDIRTNLSMVQLSREIIRDDGVTALYNGVTAAVLRQLTYSTTRFAIYEIGKQSEYGKDSGFLGRIMMAAIGGTVGGFVGSPADLINVRMQNDVKLPPEKRRNYKNALDGIVRVWREEGFRRLFAGASSATARSVFMTIGQLTFYDQAKYTLFETGHFTDNIGTHFLASVIAGGIATTMTQPIDVVKTVMMNAKPGEFSSIGAILRHISRLGPVGFFKGFVPRFIRLGPHTVLTFIFLEQLRINFGVLKAQ, encoded by the exons ATGGAATCGAAACGGCTGGAAAAAACGTCCCGATGGTACTTTGGAGGATTAGCCAGCGCCGGAGCGGCCTACTGCACGCACCCGCTGGATCTGCTGAAAGTGCTCTACCAAACGGACATTCGCACCAACCTGTCGATGGTGCAGCTGTCGCGCGAAATCATCCGGGACGATGGTGTTACCGCCCTGTACAACGGAGTAACGGCGGCGGTGCTGCGCCAGCTAACCTATTCAACCACACGCTTCGCCATCTACGAAATAGGCAAGCAGTCGGAGTACGGCAAGGATTCCGGCTTTCTCGGACGAATTATGATGGCCGCGATCGGTGGCACGGTGGGTGGATTTGTTGGCTCGCCGGCAGATCTGATCAACGTGCGCATGCAGAACGACGTGAAGCTACCGCCAGAGAAGCGTAGAAA CTACAAAAATGCGCTCGACGGCATCGTTCGTGTGTGGCGCGAGGAAGGCTTCCGGCGGCTGTTTGCCGGTGCGAGCTCGGCCACCGCACGCTCCGTGTTTATGACGATCGGGCAGCTAACGTTCTACGACCAGGCAAAGTACACGCTGTTCGAGACGGGCCACTTTACCGACAACATCGGTACGCATTTCCTGGCCTCGGTCATTGCGGGCGGTATTGCGACCACGATGACGCAGCCGATCGACGTGGTCAAGACGGTGATGATGAATGCGAAGCCGGGCGAGTTTAGCAGTATCGGGGCGATCCTGCGCCACATCAGCCGGCTCGGACCGGTGGGCTTTTTCAAGGGATTTGTACCCCGCTTCATCCGGCTCGGGCCGCACACCGTGCTTACGTTCATCTTTCTCGAGCAGCTGAGAATTAACTTCGGTGTGCTGAAGGCACAGTAA
- the LOC120893670 gene encoding mitochondrial dicarboxylate carrier-like — protein sequence MSDDKKKRVSYWYFGGLASAGAACCTHPLDLLKVTLQTQQEGKISLLQLTGKVVRTQGVLALYNGLSASLLRQLTYSTTRFGIYEVGKQAMGNDSGFLGKAALAGAAGAAGGFVGTPADMVNVRMQNDIKLPVEQRRNYKNAVDGLFRVYREEGFARLFSGASTATSRAVFMTIGQLSFYDLVKDLLLQSGHFGDNLTTHFLSSLTAGAIATTLTQPLDVLKTRAMNAKPGEFSGVWDIVRFTARLGPLGFFKGYVPAFVRLGPHTILTFVFLEQLRMNFGYLKP from the exons ATGTCCGACGACAAGAAGAAGCGTGTTTCGTACTGGTACTTCGGCGGACTGGCCAGTGCCGGTGCGGCCTGCTGCACCCACCCGCTGGATCTGCTCAAGGTTACGCTGCAGACGCAGCAGGAGGGCAAAATctcgctgctgcagctgacGGGCAAGGTCGTGCGCACACAGGGCGTACTGGCGCTGTACAATGGCCTGTCCGCGTCACTCCTGCGCCAGCTGACGTACTCGACGACCCGGTTCGGCATCTACGAGGTCGGCAAGCAGGCGATGGGCAACGACTCCGGCTTCCTGGGCAAGGCGGCCCTAGCCGGTGCGGCCGGAGCGGCCGGCGGTTTCGTCGGCACACCGGCGGACATGGTGAACGTGCGAATGCAGAACGACATTAAGCTTCCGGTGGAGCAGCGAAGAAA CTACAAGAACGCCGTCGACGGGTTGTTCCGGGTGTATCGGGAGGAAGGATTTGCCAGGCTCTTCTCCGGCGCGTCCACCGCCACGTCCCGCGCCGTGTTCATGACGATCGGGCAGCTTTCGTTCTACGATCTGGTGAAggatctgctgctgcaatcCGGCCACTTTGGTGACAATCTCACCACCCACTTCCTGTCGTCGCTAACCGCGGGTGCCATCGCCACCACCCTCACCCAGCCGCTGGACGTGCTGAAGACGCGTGCGATGAACGCGAAGCCGGGCGAGTTCAGCGGCGTCTGGGATATCGTGCGCTTCACGGCCCGGCTCGGGCCGCTCGGGTTCTTCAAGGGCTACGTGCCGGCGTTCGTGCGCCTCGGGCCGCACACCATCCTGACGTTCGTCTTCCTGGAGCAGCTGCGCATGAACTTTGGCTACCTGAAGCCGTAA
- the LOC120893442 gene encoding mitochondrial dicarboxylate carrier-like isoform X1, with protein sequence MYIKCIPGSLVGSLIDVFVACRSLSVDHCATITPTDGGCTDYSVLIRFHLQIQPQMESKRLEKTSRWYFGGLASAGAAYCTHPLDLLKVLYQTDIRTNLSMVQLSREIIRDDGVTALYNGVTAAVLRQLTYSTTRFAIYEIGKQSEYGKDSGFLGRIMMAAIGGTVGGFVGSPADLINVRMQNDVKLPPEKRRNYKNALDGIVRVWREEGFRRLFAGASSATARSVFMTIGQLTFYDQAKYTLFETGHFTDNIGTHFLASVIAGGIATTMTQPIDVVKTVMMNAKPGEFSSIGAILRHISRLGPVGFFKGFVPRFIRLGPHTVLTFIFLEQLRINFGVLKAQ encoded by the exons ATGTATATTAAGTGCATTCCTGGTTCTCTCGTTGGAAGTCTAATCGATGTGTTTGTAGCTTGTAGGTCTCTGTCCGTAGACCACTGTGCAACGATTACACCGACCGACGGTGGTTGTACAGACTATTCG GTGCTCATTCGTTTTCACCTCCAGATTCAGCCCCAAATGGAATCGAAACGGCTGGAAAAAACGTCCCGATGGTACTTTGGAGGATTAGCCAGCGCCGGAGCGGCCTACTGCACGCACCCGCTGGATCTGCTGAAAGTGCTCTACCAAACGGACATTCGCACCAACCTGTCGATGGTGCAGCTGTCGCGCGAAATCATCCGGGACGATGGTGTTACCGCCCTGTACAACGGAGTAACGGCGGCGGTGCTGCGCCAGCTAACCTATTCAACCACACGCTTCGCCATCTACGAAATAGGCAAGCAGTCGGAGTACGGCAAGGATTCCGGCTTTCTCGGACGAATTATGATGGCCGCGATCGGTGGCACGGTGGGTGGATTTGTTGGCTCGCCGGCAGATCTGATCAACGTGCGCATGCAGAACGACGTGAAGCTACCGCCAGAGAAGCGTAGAAA CTACAAAAATGCGCTCGACGGCATCGTTCGTGTGTGGCGCGAGGAAGGCTTCCGGCGGCTGTTTGCCGGTGCGAGCTCGGCCACCGCACGCTCCGTGTTTATGACGATCGGGCAGCTAACGTTCTACGACCAGGCAAAGTACACGCTGTTCGAGACGGGCCACTTTACCGACAACATCGGTACGCATTTCCTGGCCTCGGTCATTGCGGGCGGTATTGCGACCACGATGACGCAGCCGATCGACGTGGTCAAGACGGTGATGATGAATGCGAAGCCGGGCGAGTTTAGCAGTATCGGGGCGATCCTGCGCCACATCAGCCGGCTCGGACCGGTGGGCTTTTTCAAGGGATTTGTACCCCGCTTCATCCGGCTCGGGCCGCACACCGTGCTTACGTTCATCTTTCTCGAGCAGCTGAGAATTAACTTCGGTGTGCTGAAGGCACAGTAA